The DNA sequence ACTCCTTTTATTTTTAGAAGAAAACAAAAtctacaaaaatgaaaaatagagaaaatcTAAGTTATAGCGGATAGGATAAGATTTATCAAAAAGACATATATGCTTGACTATGTGTAGTGTTAAAATGTTTAATCTCACTCACTCACTTTGACTTTGTCTTCACTCTTTAGAACATGTTACTGTTTTCCTCGAACAATTTAGATCCTACACGTGTCAGCTGTTGATAGCATAGTGGGACCCAAACCATGGATGGTGGAGCCCACACATTATTACATATACGTGGCACAACCGAAAGGACTTTGCTTCATCCAATTGCGTTTTCTCTTCTCCCAACCCCCCTTTTATTTCTGGAAATTTTATTACTATCTTTTTGGATTGCTTGGTACCATTAACGTTAATGTTAATGTTACCTAATGTTAAGTTATGTTAATCAATTTAGATTAGTCGATAATCAGTCTACTTAAATAACAAtcccactatatatatatatatatattattgaagaGGTTTCCATCACTTGCATGTGCATCTTCGATGGAAACGAGCAACAGAAGTATAGAACttcgaaaaaatttaaaatgtatcggtatattagtattttaataattttaattgttaattttaattataaaaatatatataattaaaattaataactaaaaattattaaaatattagtataTTGATATCCTTAAAaagtttttctaaaattttttaactatataCCAATTTATCAGATTGACATGTGCCTGTTTTTacattattacaaaaaataaagaaggtatttgatagaaaaaaaattaccCCATCAAATTGTATACCTTATTACATAACGTAACGTTTTGTCTCTTATAAAAGGTCCACATGGTAGAACTATTTTGAATTCTAAAACTTGAAAGCGAAAACAAGTGTGGTGTGACCTTTACCCTGCTTCTTTTACGTACATGAAATTATTACAACTGCTTCAATGACAAATAATATCAATCAAATATCTTATCTGCCACGAAAATCTTGTGAACTCTGACCTCATCatgaatgtgttttttttttttggttattttaaaTAGATTAACAGATCCCAATCTTAAATATTACATCACAAACTCACATACTTAACATTTTTAAAAAGTTCTTATCCACCACTTGACATTACCAAAGTTTGATCCCGAATATAACATAtagcatttgttttgaggtattgagataTAGATTGAGAAATCGAGattcagtattatgtttgttggttctggtactaaaatttctatcTCTGTCTTcgaaattttagtatttcagtacctctaaaaagtaggaacacaggggactaaaacttttagagatggagactgaaattttaataatattttatacttaaaatacattcatttcaatcaatcaattccaattttacttttttgtacaaattaaattagaattttatttttgtttcaactTTTATCTTTCACTTTGTACCAAATAGAATAttaagatttatttcaatctctctCTCTTAATTTCTGTCTCTCAATTTAAGTCTTTTCATCTCtctctccaccaaacactacCAAAAAACATGCTAATGTGCTTTCTCAATTAGGTTTATAAATGTGTTTGAATGTTTTTTTTTGGTCATGGAGAAGGCCTGAAACAGGCCCTACCCAAAAAAACTCCAATAAAATTCAAAACAGTACAGCGTATTCTCTCTCCCTCCCAATACTTAAATTTATCCAAAAAACTAGAACCCTTTTGTTTTGGCCATGTGTTATTTTTGGGCCGTGGGCCATGTGTTTGAATGTTTCCATTTAGAAAAATGGAGCTCAATGGGTCAATGAATAGAAAAGTGGGCCACGATTTTGAACAAAAAAGGCCCAATGGTAACTACACAAAGAAGGTCACACTTGTATgacaaaaaatatccaaattattaaaatatatttttgttaatatagtttgttttaattattttgttaatgtttataattttatcaaattttaaattaggtTCTTTAAAAATTTGTGAATTAAATCCTTATATtagatattagaaaaaaatttgcaAATAAATCcttattaattgttattttttaagaaaatacacaataattttaaaatatttattttttataatattttataatccaTTCTATATCAAGTACAaaattaaatattctaaaaaaattatttttttttaaaaaatagttaattaacttattttattatctaatataattattaattacaaaatcttaaaatataaaaatttaattaaaattttggtaaaattataaaaaatgtcaAGAGTAATTGAGCTATTAAACTACGAACCAAATATTTCCTCTATAAAATACTTAGGAGGAATTACTTAGTCATCATACTTAAACTCTAAtggtaagaagaaaaaaaatacaaaaaaaaatgataatactagatagataaaataaattaaaatgtattttatttaatatttattaattattgtaacaattaataaatgctaaaatgcAAGTTTTGGCTGACTTTtgctaaatttttttagttactaaatatttttgaaaaaatataaccTTAAATAGTTGTATATATTTTGGTATTTAGTTTAGAAAGATATAACAAATGAGCCAAAACCCCCCTAAATACAGGATCTGTGTTTATGTTCGAATAATATAAGGAAAGAAAGTGATATAATAAGAAGaggacaaaaataaattattaataataaaaaatccaaaattggAAGGTGCTATCTGGCGCCAAATGGAGCCCTCATGGGCATGCATGATCCAACTACATCACCACACCCCTCTTAGCTGTTTTGTTACGTGAGATCTGAAATATTCAAAGATTCCAAACATATATATGATGCTAAATTTTCATtccataataaaaattattacaaattttaattaacaCCTGTAATTCCTTATGATGACTTCAACTTTTATGTCATTATATTTTGCTTGGAAAGTTCCATGTTTATATTCTTTCTTGCTTATTCAGATTACGGAATTAATATATATGTTTGTATTCACCAACAAATACAATGAACAAAGGACAAATTCACAAGAAACTTACAAATATGATTAACTGTTACATATGATCAAAACACTTCcattatttgataaaaatatttccTTGTTCAAACCGGAAACGCAAAGAAATTCACAAgagaaagtttttttttatttgctcATGAGCTATGGTCTATGGTTTAATACTTTAACGAGTAAAATGACAATTAGATCTCAAACATATTGATCTTgaactaatttatttttaaagaaaaaaagtattCATTAGATCTTTTAAAATAGTAAACGATGGATATGTATGTCCTtctgttaataaataaataatgcgaAATAAAACTGAATTGTCCATATATTTCACTATTTACAGTGATGCATGTATTGTTACTATCACATAAGCAGAAAAACGAGGTAGTTTTGGACATTGAAACATTTATTATCTTTTGATTAGCAAATATCATGTTCTCTATTTATCACAAATCCTATTAAAATAAGTGAAATTTCGCTCCAAAAATTATTATTCACATTACTATCTCTTATAGATAGACATGTCAGAATAATTAATAGTATATATAAGCATCACTATTAGGTTTTAGTTGATAAATTGATAAAATGACATCATGTGACTACCGTTTGCTATCGTGAATGACCAAATTGATACtttttttagggactaatttatcCGAAGTCAAAATCTTTAGGGATCTAATTGTTATGTTACTCTACTTTAATTAAACATGTAATAAGAaagaaaatttatcaaaaaataaaagaaaataaagagaatgattagcaaataataaagaaaatttatTGAACATTGAGGACTTGTTCATTACAGCTTCTTCCTTTGTCATcatcattcttttcttttctttttatctcaaATAAAGTTTAAAGCCTTTACTATTTATTTTTGTCTACACAATCCTAGTTCATAGTTTTCCACCTTTTCATGTCACACAAACACATTCTGTATTCATTCATATATATGAGTATGCGACATGCCACCCCATCTaagttttttctttcaatttgcaACCTTTGATGCTTTTCAAGCACACCCATCTTCTTCTTTTTGAGTTGGTTGATACTTTCTTTTGTtctgtttgttctcatcattggTATGTCAATACAATATATAACATACTCAACTCTTTTAAGTTTTCCACTCTTCTCTAAAATCTTGCATTGAAACATGTATGAGCTAGTTTTTAAGCAACATATTTATTTAGATATAAGCTTAAGAAGTTTTCATCatgttaatattaatatattattgcaTGCTTTCCTTAAtctcacttctttcttcttcttagtTGCTTCTGTTGTAATCTGAATCTTAGTTAATTTTAGCATGTTAGTGTTAAATTATTATCTATATGTAAAGGCTTACTCTATGCTTTTTGAATTCAGTATTCAGGGTTGAATAATGGCCAGAAAAGTTCATAACCATAAGAGACATAGTGAAGGTAATAAGCGTTTTTTAATTTTCCATAAGAGCTTAGTTCCTATGTGGTTTAATCAATAGaatatttattcaattttgtgTACTTTTATGTAAATTTTTCCACTAGTATCTATTTTTGCAGGTATGAATAATTCACAACAAAGCATGAAGCTGCAAGAAGAAGCATCAAAGATTATGTACAATCCAGAAGTTAAATTACCTGTAAGTTTTTCTTTGAGTAACAATGACCCTTCAAGTTTTTCTTTTAATCATAGTGACTTGTTTCTCTTTATAATTAATTCCCTTACAATGAAATATACTCAAATTTGAAATTTCAGCACTCTACTAAAGGATCAAAGAACAATGGTTATTCAAATGTGAATTCAGTGAGAGAATTGATGAATGAGGAGTTATCTACACAATCATGCAACCGAAATAATGTACCAAGCATCGTGGCGAGGTTGATGGGATTAGATATGATGCCATTAGGATCTAGATCTGTTGTTCTTCTATCAGATCAGTGCATAACTGATCAAAATATGGAGAATAAGATCTTTGATGATGATGGAATGGGAAAAAAGTTCACAAATCCAATGCTGCTGGAAGAAGAACTCAAGAAATTCAAGAGAGAATTTGAAGCATATCAAGCATCAAGGCTTAAGGAGGGTCCAAAAGTTGATGAAAGAATTCGAAGCGTTTCGCAAAGAACCAAGAGTGTTCAAGAAATGGTTCCATGTAATACAAATTCAAAgacaaagagaaagggaaagggaaaggtaGCAATGAACAAATCTAGAAGAAGATTTGAAGATACATCACTTTCACCAACTCAGATAACTATCTTGAAGCCTTATTGCTACCATGAAGAGAGTTTGATCAATTCATCAGAAACTTCACAAGGGAGAACAAGTACTGGTGTAAAAGATTTTCTTGAGGAAGTTAAGGTGAAGTTGTTAAGTGAAATGCAGGGGAAAAGTACTTTGGAAAAGTGTTCTTCATCGGTTCGAGGAAGCGAAAATGAGAGACATAACACTAAAAAACAATCCAATTCTAAAGAAGTGGTTTGTCATAGATCAAGCGAGTTCACAGATTTTGTGACTAGGGATGTTGTTGAAGCAAATTTACTCCATTCACAATCAACAAGATCTTTTCGAAGTGAAATCGAGTTCAATGGACAGAGTTCCCCTGAATTTATCAGCAGAGGAACAATGAAGTATGCAAATTTGAATGATGATTCATTGCTTCAGAAGGAGTTATCTCCAATGAACCTTGTAAGATCCTTGTCAGCTCCTCTATCAGGAAGATTTAGCCGCTTTTCGAACGGTGATCAAATTCGGAAGAAGCTTGAAGATCTTGAAAGGATGTCTTTTGAtgctaagaagaagaagaaagatagaTTTGGAATTAGAGAAAAAGTTTCTTATCTTAAACAAAAGTTTGGTCTAAGAGGCAAGATTTTTGCCAAAAGGATTCATTCAATGGTTGAAACTCCTAATAGCATTGAAGATGGTTTCATGGTGAGAGACATTAGAAGTGGACCAACTGTTCTCATGAAACATGGGAGAAACCATGTAAGTTTGATCCTCATTCAATTTACAATTAGATCCCTTAAGCTCCAAAATTTTGCGATCAAGCCCCTGTAATCAATGATAACTGTATAAGGACTTGATCgcaatatttttaaattagaggGACTAGTCGAGAAAATATTCGAACAATTTTCGCACAATATAGGAACTTGGTTGCAAAGTTTTTAGCACTATCCattatgaaatttgattttgcacaaggtttttttttttttcatgatgtTATCTAATCAATCATCATATtttctgttatatatatatatatatatgatgtttaGGATAACTTCACCGAGGTTCCTCCTAGTCCTGCATCTATGTGTAGCAGTGTTCATGAAGAACTTTGGAGGCAGAATGCAATTTTAAGTCCAATTTCAACTCCAAGTGTATCTTCAGTAGATGATAGCATTATGCCACAGGTTTATGGAGATATCAGCTCTGATTTAAATGGTGGGGAacaatgattattattattataaacagtTCAGTAATTTAGATAAAAGAAATCCATGTTTCTTATCATAGATTTCTTATTCtatcaacatatattttatgttttagatTCCATATTTCCTTCAAATGGATGATTAATAACCTTGCTTGTAAGACCTTGggcttgaattttcatgtcaaattcactttaGTAATTCTAATTTTGGTTCCTTAGGACACAAGAAATTCTAATTTTcatcaatggttttcttctcttGTTGAATTGGCAGAACTAAGTAAGCAACTTAGCCAACTTGAGTTTGACAGCTCAGAGGAATTCGCAACAAAGCGAAAATCTGCCGAGTACAAATTAGAACGGCTACTCGATCCGGCGGAGACTTATATAAGAGATCTTCTTGTTgcttctggactttactttggATCATGGGACAAATACCTTCAAAGAGAGGACACATTTACAAAGCCTATAGCCAACTCAATTTTTGAAGAAGTGGAAGAATCTCACAAGAAATGTTTGGTTAAAGAGAATATTATTGATAACAAGTTAGATCACAAAATGTTACTTGATTTGTTAAACGAGGCACTTTCCATTGTTCTTGGACAACCTTTGACAATGTCTAAATTCAGAAGGAAACTCAATAATTCATGCATAATACAAACTCCACCATGTGGGAAGGAACTATTGAAGCTAGTATGGGACATTATCCATGTTTCGTTGTATCCTCCAATGTCTAACACATGTTCTTATTCATTTGATAGTTTGAAGGCACAAGATTTTGGATCCATGTCATTGTATGGACTAATGAATGATGAGATCAATGTCTTAGAAATGGAGATGGCATGTTCAATTAGTGATGATTTGGTTGAAGAACTCATAAAGGATATGATGGGATTTTAAATGTGAGGGGTAAAATTGTACATTTGTTAAGAATGATTTATTGTACATTTgcaattttaagattttttattgaaatattgtGTCTATCATattattgagttttttttttcatttaattcaTTGATTGATCCATTGATATCTCTTATGAATTTGATTTCAAGATTTAATTACTCAattgatttttatagttttatcaaatttttatttaagtttttaactttttatggttttatagtttttaataactaaaaaagatctaattacaaatttttatatctaacataaaaattcaagtacaaatttttaaactataaaaatctaattaaaaatttaataaaattataaactatAAACACTAATAACATATTAAACCATATTACAAAATATAACATATCTTCTTAAAGTTTCATATCAAAATGTAGCGTTCAACTTCTTATCATTGTATTATCAATACATTTTTCAACTTTGAAAAaggaacaaaaacaaaataacttGTGTTTGAATGAATACATGAATTTTTcatacttaaaaaataataagaacaaTATAGAAAcaaattgccatttacttttgtcAAAAAGATCTCCCGGGTGAAAACAAAACTCTTCACCAAATTATTGCATTTTTGCAAGTGAGCCCaagaagtaaataaataaataaataaaagaatcttATGAATTTTTCTCCAATTGATTCACTTCCCTACAGCAATTTGAAGGTTTCTCATGCCAACATTGAGATTTTCAAGACTATTTCCATTATTGATGATGTCAAATGGAGCATAGTCTATGTCCTTGATCCAAGGGTGTTGCAAGCATTGTTGTGCACTTGGCCTTTTCTCTGGTGAAAGATCAAGAAGTGgcaaaagaaattctgaaaattcatTGGCATCTTTCTCTGAAAATTTGTATCTTTCAACCAACAGTTTCTTCAGTGGACACATTTTTAGTCTcctaattcttttcaaatctccaAATCTGTCAAAGAAATCCTTACATTTCGCCCCAGAAGTAGCCatctatttgaaaaaaaatatatatattaatagaattacaaattaaatatttttcataattttattgtCTAAATTTCACAATACTTTTATTTCATTTGACCATTGTATACTATATATACCTTCTTAGGGAACTTTCCTAGGAGTTCCATCATCAAAGCAAGGTGATCCTGCAAACAACATAATGCATAAGATTAATATTTTCCCATATGCTTTGTCACCTTAAAGACTTTATTTGGTAGTTCATCATCAAGTTTTAAAGCAATAATAATTGGTTGTTTCATTAATAATTATATGGATAAACAAATAACCATGGAAAGATTTGTGTTGTGTAATAATGACATACACCCACCTCCTTTGTGGTTAACTGATAGTATATAtgatatttttctgtttataaatattactaaaaattttttattagcgACAGAtttttttgatgaattttttaattaataactaatgaCAAATGTAAGCTGCATTAGCAAcagaaaaattaatgattttttttaagttttaataacagaataataatatttatttgcataatgtgaaaataataattaaatttttttagataatttaatatattttattaaattatttaaaataatatataattacatCTCAGTCTTTTATCTTCATCTAAAAACATATTTATATAAGTAACCACTTTTATTTATGTCTCTTCTAAAGATGTTAATAGACATGACAAATAAAAATGTAACCGAGTGTAATCTTAGTTAACCTTCACAAATATTAATGTAATATAATTCAAGTTGGATTAGCATTAtaataaaaatcatttttagtaacaataatataatgatcataatatgtattatttaacttatatttttacaaaaattatatatttatcgttattattattgttataatagTAGTTATATACTTTTTGTTGTTCCTGAAAAATTTTCACcgataattatataattacaactaaaattttttaaccacAAAACATAATacaactaatatctaattatcgACAAACATTTTAGTAACTATTTTCATTATAGCTAAAAACACCATAAATAATtgctaaaagtaatttttttagtaGTGCAGCAGtgagtcaaaaaaaaaaatatgatacatACCTCATCCTCACTAAAACCCTGTCCAGCCCTAGGGTTGAACAACATATCACCAGTGGCAAGCTCAAAAGCAATACAAGCAAAAGACCACATATCAATAGAGTAGGAATAGCCAGCTTGCAATATAACCTCAGGAGCTCTATACTGCCTTGTTTGAACCAAATCTGTAAATTGATTATCAGCCCAACAAGCATTCCCAAAATCAACTATCTTGCACCTAACATCAATTTCTTCTATGTTCCTTTTCGGATATTCGTCTATTGAATCGCCTCGCCCCATTGATAAACTCATACTCATCCTCCTCGCCCTCCTCTTAAGCCTCTTCTCCATGTGACTAGGAGATGGAGAGATGCTTCCCTCAGGTCTTTCTAGAATGGGAGATGCTCCTGTGCTTAAAGGGTCTCTAGATGGATTGAtgggagaaataagaagaatattTTCGGGTTTTAGGTCAGTGTGGATGATGCCATGTTCTCTATGCAAGTAATCCAAACCAATCAATATACAAGTGCAAATCTCCCTAACTTTTTTCAGTGGAATTCCTTTGTAACGAGTGTATTTGATTAGACGAAGCAAACTGTCACCAAGAAACTCAAGAACCATGCAAAGGTGATTGCCATTTGGACCTGTGTGCTTAAAGTGATCAATTAGTTGAGCAACAAATTTTGTGTGTGAAGGAGATCCATCTCCAATGGCTGAAAGGATATCAATCTCATGAAGTGCAGCTTGAACAAATTGTGCTGCACTTTTCTGGATCTTTAGAGCAACATATTTCTGAAAAATCATAAGAAAACAAACTTGTTCATTCATCAATCATAATAATTATGTTTGTACAtatgattttgttttttttttttttaaatattgcttaacttattctatatatttttttttgaaaatatttggtaaaaaaaaaaatagtcaaataattaatgaatgttaaataagataacttctaattattttttatttttttaatattattatttttgtcttttttttatctgaaaactagttaaatactttttaattatatttaaaaaataaaatggctTACAAGTATTAACATAGGTTAAAAAAAGACTcaaaatattatcttaatttgataaataaaaaatgataaaaaaattttccaCTGTCAGCCAAATAGAGAAAATTGACAAATCATGATAGATAATTGTTTTTatccttaaaaaaataattacaaaccgTAGGTAACAAAAATCTAATAGTCAAAAGAGTTCATAaaacaatcaaaataaaaataatgaacagAAACAATATCGAACTCTGTTCAAAGtctaaaagaaaaggaagaacaaAAAGATGTTAACTCATGATGGATAATTAACTAGCACACCCAAAATATGTGTACCTATAATTTCAAAGTTACAGTTGCCACAATGACATGAAGAAAAAGTTTAATAATATTAAGAACATAACATATCCATCtcaaaaattaaatcaattcTCTCGCAAGTTACAAAGTAAAAATAAACCGTCGCTATTACCAAAATAAACCGTTATAATTTACCGTGTGTCTTGTAGTTAGGGCAATACAAAACAACTCCATAACATAACAAATAATCATAACATGGATTTGAAGGAACTTATTCAATACATGATTAATTATCTGTGTAAAACTTTTTTATtgacaatatataaaaattaaatttataattatatatttatatatacctCATCTTTAGTATCATAAGCAAGCCAAACGGTGGAAAATTGACCCCAACCAAGCTTCTTTTGTGCTATGTACCTACCACCTGCAAATTGATCACCAATTTTAACAGCATGATACCCTCCTCTTCGATAAGATTCAAAgctctcatcttcttcttcagatgatgatgatgatggagaacaCGACATCATCAATCACCACCTTCTTCCTATATATGATCACAATTAATTCACCACAAAAGAAAAGGATAATGTTTCACCCTTTTGCTTCAAATTTTGGAAAGtgatcctttttttttattttttttaatgtttttctctttgtttttgtttGCCACCCAAAAAGgttgttttttttattgtttttatttggaGTGTTTATTTTTTAGccgtccttttttttttcttttgcaattaatgATTAGATGTTGGGATAATTTGTATGATTGTGAACGAAGGTGACTAGAATTTGAAGCTTTTGTTTCGGAAATTTCGGGGGAGAGTGTGCATGCATGGCTGAAGAATTGCCTTTTCAAATCTCACAAAGTTTCTCTCTTATAAACCTCcacttttttctatatatattttctctttttttttcccttaaaattgtTTAGAGAGCTAGGAAGAATTTATTTCACAATATTTCTTTTGGTTTGAAGAAATATCCAATATTTTATTTAGACTTTTCTTATAAATAttcttccaaaattaataaaagttaaataaaattagtATAAAATTCGGGCTACGTCCAAGCTaaatattattctattataaaaatttattaatatttatttattgataataatagttgttatttttaatttaaaaaaattttcatatataaaaaattaaaaatttattgtacAATGTAAGATTAttccattttctatttttaaaaaccaaaataattttattatttttttagtccaTATTAGTAAattctatttaaatataaaagttattatgtttgtatatttaaataaatattattatactctattattataatacaattaaaaaaattaaaattttaataaaaatagtttatattgTAATCATACAATGTACGAATACCAATAAAATAACATTTAGTTATATTATTAGATCCCTAATATATGGTTTGCGTTACACACAAATCTTATActtaatttactttattatatttatgtatagTTTGTATACAAAAAcattaatacatatatttattgaaagaattaatttattagtatacaaaaaaaaaattatctcaatttttttattatattgatgTTTAAAccgataaatatttttaacttccaTCTTTTCTACTCCTAATAATAAAtagaccaaaaaaaattaatgaacaaattatttataatttttatttaataacaaaaaaatataaatgagagAGTTTATCTTCATTTATGATTAATGTTTCACAAACATAATCATGCATGATACCAACTTCAATCAATTTGTACACACAAATTCTCaaagaatataaattttatagaatTTAAATTATGTTGGAGTATTATTAATGAATGTTTTTAGTATAgctaaatgataattttttttgacaatgatataaaattgaacaaaaaaaattcatagtTTGTtcaattcttcactttttttattcttttgttagtttctttatttttcttttcttttctatttgatGTGTcagtgttctttatttttcttttttctttttgcataTACATATATTTCTAAAAGCAAAAGATCTTTTACGTTGAATTTTCACCtcttcttaaatttttaaaatgtgtaACTGAATGAGTTTGTTTGAtccaaacttgtcagtatactattgcaaaaaaatttatatatttagaaTTCTATGCTTAAAAAAATGGTATAGTAAAATTTTCTAAAACCAACTATTGACCAATTTTCCATAATCATTGGCATACGATTACTGAAACTTCCTAATTGATATTGTTATTTATAAATAAAGGTAAGAAAGCATATATAGatcttataaaattaaaaaattagttttctcACCATTTCAATATCTTAGAGacattcaataaatattatttttgttacctTCGATTCAAATACAAgaaataagaatataaaaatatttaaaatgaaacTCAATGATTTAAGGATTTTAATAATCTTTCGTAGCAAAAGATCCGCCCCCTTTACAAATCAATAGAATGAAAAATTTAAATCCTTTACTTACTATTTATATGTTCAATAGTTCTTTTAACAGATAATTATGATTTTACTCTCAAAGAGAAATAGCGTCATGTTTGAAGCCTAGCTTCCccttaaaaagtaaataaataaaataaaatcaaagacaAAACCCACTAATACAGagcttaaaaaatattacatttgtaaaatatgattaaataTACCAAATTAGGTCAAcaataaaaatatgttaaaaataaaaacaacagtGGATTATGATCTAGATACTAACTTAATTAGAATTGAGGTTCAGTTTGATActatactaaa is a window from the Arachis hypogaea cultivar Tifrunner chromosome 1, arahy.Tifrunner.gnm2.J5K5, whole genome shotgun sequence genome containing:
- the LOC112797290 gene encoding uncharacterized protein isoform X1, with the translated sequence MARKVHNHKRHSEVSIFAGMNNSQQSMKLQEEASKIMYNPEVKLPHSTKGSKNNGYSNVNSVRELMNEELSTQSCNRNNVPSIVARLMGLDMMPLGSRSVVLLSDQCITDQNMENKIFDDDGMGKKFTNPMLLEEELKKFKREFEAYQASRLKEGPKVDERIRSVSQRTKSVQEMVPCNTNSKTKRKGKGKVAMNKSRRRFEDTSLSPTQITILKPYCYHEESLINSSETSQGRTSTGVKDFLEEVKVKLLSEMQGKSTLEKCSSSVRGSENERHNTKKQSNSKEVVCHRSSEFTDFVTRDVVEANLLHSQSTRSFRSEIEFNGQSSPEFISRGTMKYANLNDDSLLQKELSPMNLVRSLSAPLSGRFSRFSNGDQIRKKLEDLERMSFDAKKKKKDRFGIREKVSYLKQKFGLRGKIFAKRIHSMVETPNSIEDGFMVRDIRSGPTVLMKHGRNHDNFTEVPPSPASMCSSVHEELWRQNAILSPISTPSVSSVDDSIMPQVYGDISSDLNELSKQLSQLEFDSSEEFATKRKSAEYKLERLLDPAETYIRDLLVASGLYFGSWDKYLQREDTFTKPIANSIFEEVEESHKKCLVKENIIDNKLDHKMLLDLLNEALSIVLGQPLTMSKFRRKLNNSCIIQTPPCGKELLKLVWDIIHVSLYPPMSNTCSYSFDSLKAQDFGSMSLYGLMNDEINVLEMEMACSISDDLVEELIKDMMGF
- the LOC112797297 gene encoding uncharacterized protein; the encoded protein is MMSCSPSSSSSEEEDESFESYRRGGYHAVKIGDQFAGGRYIAQKKLGWGQFSTVWLAYDTKDEKYVALKIQKSAAQFVQAALHEIDILSAIGDGSPSHTKFVAQLIDHFKHTGPNGNHLCMVLEFLGDSLLRLIKYTRYKGIPLKKVREICTCILIGLDYLHREHGIIHTDLKPENILLISPINPSRDPLSTGASPILERPEGSISPSPSHMEKRLKRRARRMSMSLSMGRGDSIDEYPKRNIEEIDVRCKIVDFGNACWADNQFTDLVQTRQYRAPEVILQAGYSYSIDMWSFACIAFELATGDMLFNPRAGQGFSEDEDHLALMMELLGKFPKKMATSGAKCKDFFDRFGDLKRIRRLKMCPLKKLLVERYKFSEKDANEFSEFLLPLLDLSPEKRPSAQQCLQHPWIKDIDYAPFDIINNGNSLENLNVGMRNLQIAVGK
- the LOC112797290 gene encoding uncharacterized protein isoform X2 yields the protein MARKVHNHKRHSEGMNNSQQSMKLQEEASKIMYNPEVKLPHSTKGSKNNGYSNVNSVRELMNEELSTQSCNRNNVPSIVARLMGLDMMPLGSRSVVLLSDQCITDQNMENKIFDDDGMGKKFTNPMLLEEELKKFKREFEAYQASRLKEGPKVDERIRSVSQRTKSVQEMVPCNTNSKTKRKGKGKVAMNKSRRRFEDTSLSPTQITILKPYCYHEESLINSSETSQGRTSTGVKDFLEEVKVKLLSEMQGKSTLEKCSSSVRGSENERHNTKKQSNSKEVVCHRSSEFTDFVTRDVVEANLLHSQSTRSFRSEIEFNGQSSPEFISRGTMKYANLNDDSLLQKELSPMNLVRSLSAPLSGRFSRFSNGDQIRKKLEDLERMSFDAKKKKKDRFGIREKVSYLKQKFGLRGKIFAKRIHSMVETPNSIEDGFMVRDIRSGPTVLMKHGRNHDNFTEVPPSPASMCSSVHEELWRQNAILSPISTPSVSSVDDSIMPQVYGDISSDLNELSKQLSQLEFDSSEEFATKRKSAEYKLERLLDPAETYIRDLLVASGLYFGSWDKYLQREDTFTKPIANSIFEEVEESHKKCLVKENIIDNKLDHKMLLDLLNEALSIVLGQPLTMSKFRRKLNNSCIIQTPPCGKELLKLVWDIIHVSLYPPMSNTCSYSFDSLKAQDFGSMSLYGLMNDEINVLEMEMACSISDDLVEELIKDMMGF